The genomic DNA CCAGCAGCTTGACCAGTTCGTCTTGCGGCTTCGCCAGCAGTGCGGCGAACAGTTCGGCGCTGTCCTGCGGCAAGCCAGCACCCGCCACCTGTTGCAGTTCGCGCAGCGCCACGGCGGCGGACGATTCGGGCCAGTCCGGGGCCATGCCTTCCAGCCGGTCTTGCACGCTGAGGCGCACGCCGAGCGGCAGGTCGTCGCCGTAGGCGTCGGGCTGCAAAACCTGCTGCACCATGCCATGCACCAGCGCGGCCAGCGCCGCTTGCGGATGCCGGGCCACTTCGATTTGCAGCGCCGCCGTGCGGTGGGCGCTCAACCGCTGCGCCAGCCGGTCGGACAGGCTCGCGGCCTTGGGCGCGTCGTCGGCGTCGTGGCCTTCGTCGTTGTCGGCTTCGCTTTCGGCGTTGCCGAAGCCGCGCCGCAGCTTTTCCAGCGTGCGCAGCGCCTTGGCCTCGGCCTCGCGCAGCAGGCCGCGATGAATGACGGCCTCGCCGTTGCGGTCGATGGTGACGATGGCACCGGCCACCTCGCGCACCTCGGGCGCATAGCCTTGTAAGGCGTCCTCCGCGTCTTGCAGTTCCCCGACCACCTGATCGCGCCGCTGTTCCAGCTTCTCGGCCTTGGCCTCGTCCTCGGCGTCGCTGGCTTCTTCCAGTTCGGCGTCGATCTTTTCAAGGCGGTTTTCCAGCGAGGCGATGCGGCGGGCCTCGCGGGCGGTCGGCTCGCGGCGGTGACGCGGTGCGTTCTGGAACGCCTGCCGTTCCTCGTAGGCCAGATGCGGCACGGCTTCCACCCATGCCCAGCCCTCGGCGCGCACGTCTTCGGCCAGCGTTGCCAGCTTCTCGCGCGCCAGCGTTTCCAGCACTCCGGCGTCGGTGAGGTAGGTTCCGGCATCGCCTTCGGCGAACAGGTCGCGGCGGATGCCGCCGCCTGCCTGCCGGTAGGCGTCCAGCCCGACGAAGCGCACCAGCGCGTGCGTGGCGTCGATTTCGCGCTCGGTCAGACGTGCGCGCAGCGCGGACGGGCTGCGCTGCCATTCCGGCGCACCATAGAACGCGGCTTCCTGCGCGGCTTGTTCGTCGGTGATGGTCAGGGCCATCAACTGTTCCAGCGTGACGGCTCCGGCGCGGTAGTCGGCCATCAGGCGCGGCGCGATGTGGGCGAGCTTCAAGCGGCGCTGCACCACCAGCGGGGACACGCCGAAGTCGGCGGCAATGTCCTCGATGGGCCGGCCTTCCTTGACCAGCGCGGCGAACGCCTCGAACTGGTCGGCGGGATGCATCTGTTCGCGCATCAGGTTCTCCGCGAGGCTGACGGTGCGGGCGCTGCCATCGGCCACCAGCAGGCACGGCACCTCATAGTCGGCGGGGATGCGGTGCTTCTTCGCCAGCAGCTTCAAGGCAGTCAAACGGCGATCACCGGCCACCACCTCGTAATGCTCGCCATCGGCGGATGCGATCACGATCAGGTTTTGCAGCAGGTCGATGCGGGCGATGCTCGCGGCCAGTTCGGGAATGGACAGGCGCGGCATCTTGCGGGCGTTGCGCTTGGAGCGGCGCGGCAGCAACTGCGAGAGGGCAACCAAGATCAGGTTCTTGGACGGGTCGGCCATTTCCAGCGGTGCGGCGATTTCGATGGCGCGGGCTTCGGTTTGAGTAACGGCGTTCATGGTGATAACTCCTATGGGTTCAGGGGATGCAGCAGCGAGGGAAGCGGCAAGGGCTGCTGCCTGCCCCTGCCGCGTGGGGATTCAGGCTTTGAGCTGGCGCAGGCCATCGGCCAGCAGCCACAGGGCGCGATTCAGGCGCACGCTCTGGTCGATGCCCTGCACGGGCCGGGTGGTCTGGCGGCGGCCATTGGCGGCGCGGGCGGACAGGCCGCCTTTGATGAGGTTTTCCTGCGTGCGGTTGAACACGCTCCACAGGTCGCGGCGGTCGTCGTCGCCACGGCGTGGCATGAGGATTTGCGATTCGGTGACGGGTGCGGGCTTGTCCTCTTCGTACTTCAAGGACAGCGCGGCGCGGGCGAACACTTCCGATTCCCCGGCGTCCAGCGTGATGGCGCGCATGGCATCGCGCGATTCCTGCGCCCGGTCGAAGCCGTGCAGGACTTCGTAAGCGCCTTCGATGACGTGCCCGGCTACGTCGCCCTTGTGCGGCACGCGCACGTCGGCCACGGTGTCGCCGCAGACAAGGCCATTGCTGCAAACGAAGCGGAACATCCCGGCCAGCATCTGATAGCTGCTGGTGCCGTCATGGGAGTTCAGCAGGATGATTTCGTTGGCCTCGCGGCCGTTGATCTGGCTGGCGTGGCGCAGCCGGATCATGTGCTTGGTGTAGTCGCGGCGGTCGTCATGGCGCACGCGGGTCTGGCACACCATGAAAGGCTCGAAACCTTCCCCGCGCAGTTCCTGCAACACGGTCGCGGTGGGGATGTAGCTGTACCGCTCGGAGCGGCTTTCGTGCGGGGCGTCGGCAAAGATGGACGGGGCCACGCGGCGGATTTGGTCATCGGACAGCGGGTAGTCGCTGCGCAGCGCCGGGGAACGGGACGCGAAACGGGATGCGAGTTGCATGATCTTTCTCCTGACAAAAAGAGGTTTGCTGTTCACACCGCACACCGGATTCCTAGATTCGGAGCCCAGCCTTTCGGCTGTTCGGTGCGGTCGGCACGAGGAACCCGGTTGGCCCTGTTGCCACCGTCTTTCCTGAGTTCATCGCCCGCGACGGGCAGGAGCGCGCGGACGGGGGCCGTCAAGGAGACAAGCGCAGGGTTGGTGCGGCCCGCAGGCGCAGCCGAGGACACGGCCCTGCGCGCCTTGACGGCACACGGACGCGGGCTACAGTCGCGGACAAGGTGATGAAGTCAGGGGAGACGGCTGGACATGGCAACGGCCCTCCCCTTGCGCTGACCGCACGGCAAGCGAAGCGCGCAGGCCCGAAGCTGGAAGCCGGGCCGGAGGCGTCAGCCGAGCGGAGCGAGGGAACGATGGAAGCCCGACAGGGGCGAGACGCCGCAGGCGGCTCGATGCGCTACGCGCACGACAGCGCGACCGGCCATCTCCCAGGTGGCCGGGGACGCCCAGCCTTCAAGGTTCGATGAGCACCAGGCGCAGGGGATGCACCACACCCCAGGCATCGAGAAGCTGATTTCTGCTGTGGCTGCGGATTTATGGCCGATCCGACGCGGCCGGTTCGTCGGTATCGAGGCGCGCCAAGCACAGCGCGCAGCGCACGGGAGGGGCGCGAAGGCATCAGGCCGAGTCGTCAGGATGCAGGCGGCGTACTCCAGAACAGACGCAACGATTTGCAAGTGACACAGAGGCCCAAACGGGGCACAATGTAGCTACAACAAGGCTTGAGGCATGCAATGGCAAGCAGCAGTGATGTAGTCCGCGCCCGGATTGACGGGCATATCAAAGAGGAAGCCACGAACGTTCTGGCGGGCATGGGCTTGTCCGTGTCGGACGCCATTCGGGTGCTCCTCACGCGGATTGCGGCCGACAAGGCCCTCCCGTTCGATATCAATCGTGTGCAGGCCCAACCCGACACGAAGAAGCCACGAGCTTCTGCCTAAAAAACTCCAAGAACATCAAGGCTAGGGCCTGACTGCATGGATCGCATACAACAGCTAAATTACGAAAAGGACTTCCGCATTGCCTTCTTGGAATCCAAGGGAGATGGCTTTCAACGTCTTTTCGAGAAGCTGATGTCGAAGGCGCACCCCAATGACTTCATGGCGTGCCGGCCTTGGGGGAACGTCGGTGATCGCAAGAACGACGGCTACCTCCCCTCCGCGCGAACCCTGTTCCAGAGTTACGCCCCCAACGAACTGAGCGCCGCCGACGCTATCAAGAAAATCAACGAGGACTTCGAAGGGGCCAAAGAGCATTGGGAAGAACACTTTGATGAGTGGACCTTCGTTCACAACGCGCCCGATGGGCGTTTGGGTCCGCACATCATCGAAGCCCTGGCCAAACTCAAGCAAGACAATCCGAAAATCAAAATTGGACATTGCGGGTACGAGGAAATGTTGGCGAAGTTCCGTCAGCTAAGCCTTGAAGACCTTGAGTCGTGGTTTGGCCCGTCACTTACGATGGAAGCGAACGTCAACCTGGGTTTCGGCGACTTGGCCGCGGTACTCACGCACATCAGCATCACCCCCGTCCCCACGACGAGTGACGTAAAGGACGTGTCGCGCGGAAAAATCGAAGCGAACCTTTTGTCTCAGGCAGTTGCAGACTTCCTGAAGATCGGCATGCAGAAGTCGCCGCTCGTTGCGCAGTTCTTCAATAACTGGAAGAACCCCACCTACGGCGAACAGATCGCGCAAGCGTTCAAGACCGAATATGTTGGCTTACGTGACCGCGTTCCGCCGCTCCATCCTGATGAAATATTCGGCCGCCTAGAGACATGGGCGGGCGGTACGGCGAATACCACGCCTGCGCACAAGGCAGCAGTTTTGGCCGTGATGGCATATCTATTCGACAAATGCGAGATCTTTGAAGATGCTCAAGCGACGGGGGCCGCATGATTCTCCCCTCCAAGCATCTACCGCAGGATCGCGCGCTGTTGACGGTCGGCGCGCACGTGTTGAGCTTCCTCGTACGCCCCAAGACTGTCTCCGCACTCTGGGAAGAGTTGAACAAGCATGACGTTGGCCCGGCTGCAATGCCTCGACGAATCACCTATGACTGGTTTCTGCTCGCGCTCGACCTCCTTTACGCGCTGGGAACCATTGAACTCGAAAGTGGCTTGGTGGCACGGAGGACCGCGTGATTCACCACCTTTTCAGCACGCTACCTAGCTTCAAGAATCTTGGAGAACTGAAGCCCGGCCTGAACGTACTGCTCGCCGAAAAGACCGAGGGGGCGACGACCAAGCAAACGCGCAATCGTGCCGGAAAAACCAGTTTCGTTGAGCTAGTGCATTTTCTGCTCGGCGCCGATGCTGGCCCAGAGTCCATTTTTCGTACGCCGGAGCTGGTCGAACAGACCTTCGGCATGGACTTTGATTTGAAGTCGGAACGCACGGTCGTCGAGCGCAGCGGCGGCTCCAAAGCCAAAATCTTTGTGACGGTCCCGCCTGCCGGCAAGATCAAGTTCTCGGCCACCGAGTGGTGTACGTTCCTAGGCGAACAGATGTTTGGCCTCAGTAGCCTTGAAGCCGCAGGCAGCAAGCCGCCGTCTTTCCGGTCGCTGTTTGCCTATTTTGTACGCCGGCAGGCAAGCGGTGCCTTCACGACGCCGGAAAAGCAGGCCGCGATGCAGGGAACCGGCGACATGCAGATGGCGCTGATGTTCCTGCTCGGGCTGGACTGGCAGATTGCACGAGATTGGCAAGCAGTGCGCGATCGGGAAAAGACCCTTGAAGAGTTGAAGAAGGCGGCTGGGAACGGTGCCTTCGGTTCAATCATCGGCAAGGCCGCCGACTTGCGCACGGAGCTAACGATTCAGGAAGCTCGCCTCAAGAAGCTTCATGCAGAAATCGACACGTTCCAGGTCTTGCCGGAGTACCGGGAACTGGAGGTCGAAAGCGCCAGCTTGACCCGCCAGCTCAACGAGCTGGCCAATGCGAACACCATCGATTTCTCTGCGATTCGCGACTTGGAAGGTGCGCTGGCCTCTGAGGTTCCGCCAGAACATG from Achromobacter xylosoxidans includes the following:
- a CDS encoding ParB/RepB/Spo0J family partition protein, whose amino-acid sequence is MNAVTQTEARAIEIAAPLEMADPSKNLILVALSQLLPRRSKRNARKMPRLSIPELAASIARIDLLQNLIVIASADGEHYEVVAGDRRLTALKLLAKKHRIPADYEVPCLLVADGSARTVSLAENLMREQMHPADQFEAFAALVKEGRPIEDIAADFGVSPLVVQRRLKLAHIAPRLMADYRAGAVTLEQLMALTITDEQAAQEAAFYGAPEWQRSPSALRARLTEREIDATHALVRFVGLDAYRQAGGGIRRDLFAEGDAGTYLTDAGVLETLAREKLATLAEDVRAEGWAWVEAVPHLAYEERQAFQNAPRHRREPTAREARRIASLENRLEKIDAELEEASDAEDEAKAEKLEQRRDQVVGELQDAEDALQGYAPEVREVAGAIVTIDRNGEAVIHRGLLREAEAKALRTLEKLRRGFGNAESEADNDEGHDADDAPKAASLSDRLAQRLSAHRTAALQIEVARHPQAALAALVHGMVQQVLQPDAYGDDLPLGVRLSVQDRLEGMAPDWPESSAAVALRELQQVAGAGLPQDSAELFAALLAKPQDELVKLLAACVASTVDVVTPRATPHQPGEELAQAVGLDMAAWWQPTAEAYFRHVPKAAILEAVEQFAPTQTPRLAKLKKADIASEAERLADGTGWMPAIFKAETPEATQPEPQEQDDAPEDAEAMADEPAEALAA
- a CDS encoding DUF932 domain-containing protein, which codes for MQLASRFASRSPALRSDYPLSDDQIRRVAPSIFADAPHESRSERYSYIPTATVLQELRGEGFEPFMVCQTRVRHDDRRDYTKHMIRLRHASQINGREANEIILLNSHDGTSSYQMLAGMFRFVCSNGLVCGDTVADVRVPHKGDVAGHVIEGAYEVLHGFDRAQESRDAMRAITLDAGESEVFARAALSLKYEEDKPAPVTESQILMPRRGDDDRRDLWSVFNRTQENLIKGGLSARAANGRRQTTRPVQGIDQSVRLNRALWLLADGLRQLKA
- a CDS encoding type II toxin-antitoxin system RelB/DinJ family antitoxin encodes the protein MASSSDVVRARIDGHIKEEATNVLAGMGLSVSDAIRVLLTRIAADKALPFDINRVQAQPDTKKPRASA
- a CDS encoding ABC-three component system protein — translated: MDRIQQLNYEKDFRIAFLESKGDGFQRLFEKLMSKAHPNDFMACRPWGNVGDRKNDGYLPSARTLFQSYAPNELSAADAIKKINEDFEGAKEHWEEHFDEWTFVHNAPDGRLGPHIIEALAKLKQDNPKIKIGHCGYEEMLAKFRQLSLEDLESWFGPSLTMEANVNLGFGDLAAVLTHISITPVPTTSDVKDVSRGKIEANLLSQAVADFLKIGMQKSPLVAQFFNNWKNPTYGEQIAQAFKTEYVGLRDRVPPLHPDEIFGRLETWAGGTANTTPAHKAAVLAVMAYLFDKCEIFEDAQATGAA
- a CDS encoding ABC-three component system middle component 6, translating into MILPSKHLPQDRALLTVGAHVLSFLVRPKTVSALWEELNKHDVGPAAMPRRITYDWFLLALDLLYALGTIELESGLVARRTA
- a CDS encoding ABC-three component system protein, whose protein sequence is MIHHLFSTLPSFKNLGELKPGLNVLLAEKTEGATTKQTRNRAGKTSFVELVHFLLGADAGPESIFRTPELVEQTFGMDFDLKSERTVVERSGGSKAKIFVTVPPAGKIKFSATEWCTFLGEQMFGLSSLEAAGSKPPSFRSLFAYFVRRQASGAFTTPEKQAAMQGTGDMQMALMFLLGLDWQIARDWQAVRDREKTLEELKKAAGNGAFGSIIGKAADLRTELTIQEARLKKLHAEIDTFQVLPEYRELEVESASLTRQLNELANANTIDFSAIRDLEGALASEVPPEHEDLQAVYQEAGIVLPGLVKRRYEDVKSFHDSVVRNRKDYLSSELEAARLRIELRDSKKAQLDQRRGEILGILKSHGALEQFLKLQGELGRLESEVELLRQRFEAAEQLEGTKNELEIERNRLTIRLRRDFTEQKDRLAEAIVAFEETSQRLYESAGSMTVDETSNGPIFKFPMQGQRSKGIKNMQIFCFDMMLMRLCAGRKIGPGFLIHDSHLFDGVDGRQVISALRLGSEIAQELGFQYIVTMNEDDAFKEIIDGFDLNDYVLPQRLTDATEDGGLFGIRFG